The following proteins are encoded in a genomic region of Nitrospira sp.:
- a CDS encoding sulfurtransferase TusA family protein, which translates to MMQADVKLDTLGYFCPMPIILTSKKIKELALGQVLEVVSDDEGIKKDMPAWCETTGHQMMGLEEEQAKSGPIYKAFVKKAK; encoded by the coding sequence ATGATGCAGGCCGATGTCAAGCTCGACACCTTGGGATACTTTTGTCCAATGCCGATTATTCTCACGTCCAAGAAGATCAAAGAATTGGCGCTGGGACAGGTGCTGGAGGTCGTCTCCGATGATGAGGGCATCAAAAAAGACATGCCGGCTTGGTGTGAAACCACGGGCCATCAAATGATGGGCTTGGAAGAGGAACAAGCAAAGTCGGGCCCCATCTATAAGGCGTTTGTGAAGAAGGCGAAATAG
- the ftcD gene encoding glutamate formimidoyltransferase codes for MDGIVECVANFSEGRDQATVQALIDAVASTPGVVLLHHSMDTDHHRSVLTFCGGRDATIEAAFRAVRIATELIDLRSHVGVHPRIGATDVVPFIPIRDTTMQDCVQLAKRLGERVGRELGIPVFLYERAAGRADHGPLEAVRRGGLEGLAFRMDSDPDWTPDFGPSRLHPSAGAIAIGARPALIAYNVNLRSTEVDKARSIARAVRQSSGGLPHLKAIGVELASRGMVQVAMNLTDYEVTPLLTAFQAVKTEAAKHGITVASSELVGLVPEAALDQAAAASLQLDRFNSDQVLETKIAEAALAKKEPVETLSGFLSALAAAKPTPAGGSVAAFVGALAASLGVMGARLGGQSDREQRLLELSRQLHRLVQADTDVYTELMDAYKIPKEHPDRPQAISIALQRATEVPLEIAELSCEVARSLHMLREEGKPTIQSDLAVGQTIAIAAAQAGLVTVHTNINAQRNQPLIEIMQFRIAKATESLEELKGLC; via the coding sequence ATGGATGGAATCGTCGAATGTGTGGCGAATTTCAGTGAAGGCCGGGATCAGGCGACTGTTCAGGCTCTGATTGATGCCGTGGCTTCGACACCCGGCGTGGTTCTCTTGCACCACTCGATGGATACCGACCACCACAGATCGGTGTTGACGTTTTGTGGAGGCCGGGACGCGACCATTGAAGCTGCTTTTCGTGCCGTTCGGATCGCAACTGAGCTCATCGACCTGCGTTCACATGTCGGAGTACACCCCCGCATAGGAGCAACAGATGTTGTGCCATTTATCCCGATCAGGGATACGACAATGCAAGACTGTGTCCAGCTAGCCAAACGACTAGGGGAACGAGTTGGGCGTGAACTGGGGATCCCAGTTTTCTTATACGAACGGGCCGCAGGTCGTGCCGACCATGGCCCGTTGGAGGCGGTCAGGCGAGGAGGGCTTGAGGGTTTGGCTTTCCGGATGGACTCCGATCCTGATTGGACTCCCGACTTTGGCCCGTCTCGGCTACATCCGAGCGCTGGAGCGATCGCGATCGGGGCTCGGCCTGCACTGATCGCCTACAACGTGAACCTCCGTTCGACAGAAGTGGATAAAGCCAGGTCTATCGCCAGGGCTGTGCGCCAATCGAGCGGAGGGTTGCCCCATCTGAAAGCGATCGGCGTAGAGTTGGCCAGCCGTGGCATGGTGCAGGTCGCAATGAATCTGACAGACTACGAAGTGACACCGTTGCTAACCGCGTTTCAGGCGGTCAAGACTGAAGCCGCGAAACATGGCATAACGGTAGCGAGTAGTGAACTAGTCGGATTAGTTCCGGAGGCGGCACTGGATCAGGCTGCAGCAGCGTCGCTGCAGCTCGACCGTTTCAACTCAGACCAAGTACTCGAAACGAAAATTGCCGAGGCAGCGCTTGCCAAGAAAGAACCGGTAGAAACCCTATCAGGTTTCCTTAGCGCCCTCGCTGCGGCTAAACCAACTCCAGCCGGTGGCAGCGTGGCGGCATTCGTAGGTGCCCTGGCGGCTTCCTTGGGAGTAATGGGGGCACGCCTTGGTGGACAATCGGACAGAGAACAGCGTTTACTTGAGTTGAGCCGGCAGCTTCATCGGCTTGTTCAGGCAGATACAGATGTTTACACCGAGCTGATGGACGCCTATAAGATACCGAAAGAACATCCTGATCGCCCCCAGGCAATTTCGATTGCGCTCCAACGGGCTACGGAAGTACCGTTAGAAATCGCGGAGTTGTCCTGCGAGGTTGCACGGTCTCTCCATATGTTGCGCGAGGAAGGTAAGCCGACCATTCAATCAGACCTTGCAGTGGGTCAGACCATAGCCATTGCAGCGGCTCAAGCAGGCCTTGTTACGGTGCATACGAACATAAATGCACAACGAAATCAGCCACTTATAGAGATCATGCAATTCAGAATTGCAAAGGCCACGGAAAGCCTTGAGGAACTCAAGGGCTTGTGTTAG
- the rpsU gene encoding 30S ribosomal protein S21 gives MEIKVFNNNVEKALKVAKKKLAGEGLFRELKRRRFYEKPSVRKKAKQREAQRRRQKWLSKRKPD, from the coding sequence ATGGAAATCAAGGTTTTTAACAACAACGTCGAGAAAGCCCTCAAGGTCGCTAAGAAGAAGCTGGCAGGCGAGGGCCTGTTCCGCGAGTTAAAGCGCCGCCGTTTCTATGAAAAGCCCAGTGTGAGAAAGAAAGCCAAACAACGCGAAGCTCAGCGACGCCGACAAAAGTGGCTATCGAAGCGGAAGCCTGACTAG
- a CDS encoding endonuclease III yields the protein MRQEQIHAAIRILKREIRRWQEPVVGVVAKESSRDPFLILISTLLSLRTKDRTTREAGDRLFVMARTPEAMLKLPLKKLERVIYPVGFYRTKAKAIHQICRQLIDQYGGVVPDSIDELVTLPGVGRKTANLVVTIGYGKPGICVDIHVHRISNRWGYIKTKTPEESEQALRLTLPKQYWIIYNDLLVPYGQNLCLPVSPLCSTCKLTELCDRVGVTKSR from the coding sequence ATGCGTCAGGAGCAAATCCATGCCGCTATCCGCATCCTCAAGCGTGAGATTCGTCGTTGGCAAGAGCCAGTCGTTGGCGTCGTAGCCAAGGAATCGAGCCGCGATCCCTTTCTCATCCTCATTTCCACCCTGCTCAGTTTGAGAACCAAGGATAGGACCACAAGGGAAGCGGGCGACCGACTCTTCGTCATGGCTCGCACACCGGAAGCCATGCTGAAGCTGCCGCTGAAGAAGCTCGAACGGGTGATTTATCCGGTCGGCTTTTACCGGACAAAAGCCAAAGCCATTCACCAAATTTGCCGCCAGCTGATCGACCAGTATGGCGGGGTGGTACCGGACTCCATCGATGAACTGGTCACCTTACCTGGGGTGGGACGAAAAACCGCGAACTTGGTTGTGACAATTGGATACGGCAAGCCTGGGATCTGTGTCGATATTCATGTCCATCGGATCAGCAATCGATGGGGCTATATCAAAACGAAGACACCCGAAGAATCTGAACAGGCCCTTCGGCTCACGCTACCGAAGCAATACTGGATCATCTACAACGATCTCCTCGTTCCCTATGGGCAGAACCTGTGTCTTCCGGTCTCGCCTCTGTGCAGCACATGCAAGTTGACCGAATTGTGTGATCGGGTGGGAGTGACAAAAAGCCGTTAG
- a CDS encoding PGPGW domain-containing protein, translating to MDGLLSAVQQYVSTETLVTLTALSIVFFVGSLIAIPFILVRLPTDFFDTRVPRLWMENHHPVLRLIGHIVKNVIGAIFLFAGFLMLFLPGQGILTMLIGVTMLDFPGKRKLEAKMIGQPAILSAINNMRRKFGTPPLTIAPDP from the coding sequence ATGGATGGGCTCCTTTCGGCGGTTCAGCAGTATGTGTCGACCGAAACCCTGGTTACGCTGACGGCCCTCTCGATTGTCTTCTTTGTCGGATCGCTGATTGCCATCCCGTTCATCCTCGTCCGGCTTCCAACAGATTTCTTCGACACCCGTGTGCCGCGGCTCTGGATGGAAAATCATCATCCGGTGCTACGGTTGATCGGCCATATCGTAAAGAACGTCATCGGGGCCATCTTTCTGTTCGCCGGATTCTTGATGTTGTTCTTACCGGGTCAAGGCATTCTCACGATGTTGATCGGCGTGACGATGCTCGACTTTCCCGGAAAGCGCAAGTTGGAAGCAAAAATGATCGGTCAACCGGCTATCCTGAGTGCCATCAACAACATGCGTCGGAAGTTTGGAACGCCGCCGCTCACGATTGCGCCGGATCCGTAA
- the polA gene encoding DNA polymerase I has translation MSESNPTRKTLYLIDGSAYIYRAFFALPALNNSKGLQTNAVYGFMTTLLKIMREHKPDGLAVAFDEKGPTLRHEEFKEYKAQRPPMPDGMKAQIPYIHRVVEALNIPAVRQAGYEADDLIGTLARQAEQAGYDVVIVTGDKDMLQLVTPRVRIYDPVKDKWSGEAECAAKFGVEPGRVIEVMGLMGDSSDNIPGVKGIGEKTAMKLIEQFGTIDELLRRLDEVTPTRVKTLLTEQADNARLSRKLATIDTQSPVEFHPDSYRIKAPHDDQLTDLLRELEFTSLLKSLQPSPKQPVAKFRATVIIADETTARRFVDGIPKAGPLGVHCLLTGRPGIHADILGLALSPGEQTGFIPIDVHMFMQPIIAVLHDMHRPKIVHDLKAILLAFHRIGVTLAPPYVDTMIADYLLNPNRRDHSLDTIMLERLGKRLGSKKPEKAHPPSLFEVDPGSREAAAEASAALTKLEPILTAQLAEQGSLKLFTDVEIPLVPVLANIERNGFLLDVEGLHELSKELERELDRMMETIARLAGGEFNINSPKQLATVLFEKLGLKPLRKTKTGYSTDEDTLTQLAAQHELPAQILSYRSLSKLKSTYVDALPELIHPDTKRLHTSLNQTVAATGRLSSTDPNLQNIPVKGDYGLRIREAFIVPKGHELLCADYSQIEPRILAHLSQDPRLLSVFTKGEDIHMATAMEIFSLPSNQITRDMRRAAKTVVFGIVYGISPFGLSQNLGVPQAEAKQYIDTFFERFPAVRALMDRNIAEGREKGYTTTILGRRRPIPELQSSDPIQRGIGERMAVNSPIQGAAADLIKVAMINVHKKLHDELPHVKLILQVHDELIFEVPDHDLEETKRLVKQEMEDVGEQLGLSVPLKVALGVGKNWRMAHP, from the coding sequence ATGTCTGAGTCTAACCCCACTAGAAAAACGCTCTACCTGATCGACGGCAGTGCCTACATCTATCGTGCCTTCTTTGCTCTGCCGGCACTCAATAATTCCAAAGGTCTCCAGACCAATGCTGTCTACGGGTTCATGACTACGCTACTCAAGATCATGCGCGAACACAAACCGGATGGTCTGGCCGTGGCCTTCGACGAAAAGGGTCCGACACTCAGGCACGAGGAGTTCAAAGAGTATAAAGCACAGCGTCCACCGATGCCGGACGGAATGAAGGCGCAGATCCCCTATATTCATCGGGTGGTGGAGGCGCTGAATATTCCCGCAGTGAGGCAGGCCGGATACGAAGCAGACGATCTGATCGGCACCTTGGCCCGGCAAGCCGAGCAAGCCGGCTACGACGTTGTCATCGTCACCGGTGACAAGGACATGCTCCAGCTCGTGACCCCACGTGTGCGGATCTACGATCCCGTGAAAGACAAATGGTCAGGCGAAGCGGAATGTGCTGCGAAATTCGGCGTCGAGCCGGGCCGCGTCATCGAAGTCATGGGCCTGATGGGCGACAGCAGTGATAACATTCCTGGTGTGAAGGGCATCGGCGAGAAGACCGCGATGAAGCTGATCGAGCAGTTCGGGACGATCGATGAACTGCTTCGCCGCCTCGACGAGGTCACGCCTACCCGCGTCAAGACGCTCCTCACCGAACAGGCGGACAACGCGCGACTCAGCCGGAAACTGGCGACCATCGATACCCAGAGTCCGGTGGAGTTCCATCCCGACTCATATCGGATCAAGGCGCCGCATGACGACCAGCTGACCGATTTGTTGCGCGAGCTGGAATTCACGTCCCTCCTCAAGAGTCTCCAACCCTCGCCGAAGCAGCCGGTGGCGAAGTTCCGAGCGACCGTCATCATCGCGGACGAAACGACCGCAAGGCGATTCGTCGATGGTATACCGAAAGCTGGTCCCCTCGGTGTGCACTGTTTGCTAACCGGCCGGCCAGGTATTCACGCCGACATCCTAGGCCTGGCCCTCTCCCCCGGCGAACAGACAGGCTTTATTCCGATCGACGTGCACATGTTCATGCAGCCGATCATTGCCGTCTTGCATGACATGCACAGGCCGAAGATCGTGCATGACCTCAAAGCCATCCTGCTGGCCTTTCACAGAATCGGCGTCACCCTGGCCCCACCATACGTGGACACGATGATCGCGGACTATTTGCTCAACCCCAACCGCCGTGACCATAGCCTCGACACAATCATGCTGGAGCGATTAGGCAAACGACTGGGATCGAAAAAGCCGGAGAAGGCCCACCCGCCGTCCCTCTTCGAAGTGGACCCCGGGTCGCGTGAGGCAGCGGCGGAAGCCTCCGCTGCCCTGACCAAACTCGAGCCGATCCTGACGGCACAGTTGGCGGAACAAGGGAGCTTGAAACTCTTCACCGATGTCGAGATACCGCTCGTACCGGTCCTGGCAAACATCGAGCGGAACGGGTTCTTGCTCGATGTCGAAGGGCTGCACGAACTGAGCAAGGAACTCGAACGGGAGCTCGACCGGATGATGGAAACCATCGCCCGGTTGGCCGGCGGCGAGTTCAACATCAATTCACCGAAACAGCTCGCCACCGTTCTCTTCGAGAAGCTCGGCTTAAAGCCGCTTCGCAAGACCAAGACCGGTTACTCCACCGACGAAGATACGCTCACACAACTTGCGGCACAACATGAGCTACCCGCACAGATTCTGAGTTACCGGAGCCTCAGCAAACTCAAGTCGACATACGTGGATGCGCTGCCGGAACTGATACATCCCGACACGAAACGGCTTCACACTTCGCTGAACCAGACTGTCGCGGCAACGGGACGACTCTCGTCCACCGATCCGAATCTCCAAAACATCCCTGTGAAAGGCGACTATGGACTCCGCATCCGCGAAGCGTTCATCGTTCCCAAAGGCCATGAATTGCTCTGTGCCGACTACAGTCAGATCGAACCGCGTATCCTCGCCCATCTCTCGCAAGATCCGCGATTGTTGTCTGTCTTTACCAAAGGGGAGGACATTCATATGGCCACGGCCATGGAAATCTTCAGCCTTCCCTCCAATCAGATCACCAGAGACATGCGCCGCGCTGCCAAGACAGTGGTCTTCGGCATCGTCTATGGAATCAGTCCGTTCGGTCTGTCTCAAAATCTCGGCGTACCTCAGGCCGAGGCAAAACAGTACATCGACACCTTCTTTGAGCGGTTCCCGGCAGTGCGGGCCCTAATGGATCGGAATATCGCCGAAGGACGAGAGAAGGGCTACACCACCACAATCCTTGGTCGTCGCCGGCCCATTCCAGAACTCCAGAGTAGCGATCCGATACAACGCGGCATCGGCGAACGCATGGCGGTGAACAGCCCCATCCAAGGCGCCGCTGCGGACTTGATCAAAGTCGCGATGATCAACGTCCACAAGAAACTCCATGATGAGCTGCCGCACGTGAAGCTGATCCTTCAAGTTCACGACGAGCTGATCTTCGAAGTGCCGGATCACGATCTTGAGGAAACGAAGCGGCTGGTAAAACAGGAGATGGAAGACGTCGGCGAGCAGTTGGGCCTATCGGTGCCGCTCAAGGTCGCTCTCGGCGTCGGCAAAAACTGGCGCATGGCGCATCCCTAA